The following proteins are co-located in the Bathymodiolus thermophilus thioautotrophic gill symbiont genome:
- a CDS encoding TonB-dependent receptor plug domain-containing protein, translating into MKKTLASIALITTLNAHATLGPIPIYLNTEYRTDSPVIGSIASTLSFNADDIKASGVNTFIDFLATVPSVGLVNAQGNIPAIFMRGNESDHTLVLVDGVSINDISSVDGAVGYGLKNIPLNDIEKIEIIKGSGSVVYGASAIAGVISITTKKGESGENATINAKFGTHDSKVYALSASDGDKDGFIRFTHNKYTTNGINAHISDTTGEKDSINHQATQIKFGNTHFNASYLESENKTEYDKCGFPSSNECLADRKFQKIAINVRKQFNNHWTAKLSHIQSKTEVSTYENNVVSIYASDDYKSTNTTLLNDIKVGNALLNIGLSKIDDENTTDKQEFSSNNAFVTWQKNIINMDVNAGIRHINHSEFGAHTVYNTGIGKNLYKGIKLTANYNTAFDAPSLYQASDPQNPTKLKPETSKNINIGLNKQHSWGRINIELYQNTVNDMVTYKFTTAPSYIDHYSNEDKLTNQGIELSLNANVANYNVGFSHNYNKSRKNNHTTQSLRRPKNTSNLSISKQYGKFNSKVQIIEKSSSLDAGDIKLDGYTLVNLSNGYRINKEIKVLFNINNAFNEDYVIVNGYNQLGRTIELGINCNF; encoded by the coding sequence ACCACCCTTAACGCCCATGCAACTTTAGGCCCCATTCCCATTTACCTAAACACCGAATATCGCACCGACAGCCCTGTTATTGGCTCAATCGCCTCAACGCTTAGTTTTAATGCGGACGATATCAAAGCAAGTGGTGTCAATACTTTTATAGATTTTTTAGCCACTGTGCCGAGCGTTGGCTTGGTTAATGCCCAGGGCAATATCCCTGCAATCTTTATGCGTGGCAATGAATCTGATCACACTTTGGTTTTGGTGGACGGCGTCAGTATTAACGATATTTCATCAGTAGATGGTGCCGTTGGATATGGATTAAAAAACATTCCATTAAATGACATTGAAAAAATTGAAATCATCAAGGGGTCAGGGTCTGTTGTATATGGCGCATCCGCTATTGCAGGGGTAATTTCTATTACCACTAAAAAAGGTGAAAGTGGTGAAAATGCCACAATAAATGCCAAATTTGGTACACACGATTCTAAAGTTTACGCATTATCAGCAAGTGATGGCGATAAAGATGGTTTTATTAGATTTACCCATAATAAATATACGACCAATGGTATTAATGCCCATATTAGCGACACAACAGGCGAAAAAGACAGTATCAACCATCAAGCAACACAAATTAAATTTGGCAACACGCATTTTAATGCCAGTTATTTAGAAAGTGAAAACAAAACCGAATATGACAAATGTGGCTTTCCCAGTAGTAATGAATGTTTGGCAGATAGAAAATTTCAAAAGATAGCGATTAATGTACGCAAACAATTTAACAATCATTGGACAGCCAAATTGTCTCATATACAAAGTAAAACCGAAGTAAGCACTTATGAAAACAATGTCGTTAGTATTTATGCTAGCGATGATTACAAAAGCACCAACACAACTTTGCTTAATGATATTAAAGTTGGCAACGCCTTGCTTAATATCGGATTGTCAAAAATTGATGATGAAAATACCACGGATAAGCAAGAATTTTCTAGTAATAATGCATTTGTAACTTGGCAAAAAAATATTATTAATATGGATGTCAATGCAGGCATTCGCCACATTAACCACAGTGAGTTTGGCGCTCATACTGTTTACAATACTGGCATTGGCAAAAATTTATACAAAGGCATTAAATTAACTGCAAATTACAACACTGCTTTTGATGCACCATCACTCTATCAAGCCTCCGACCCTCAAAACCCCACTAAATTAAAACCAGAAACCTCAAAAAATATCAACATAGGCTTAAACAAACAACATTCGTGGGGCCGAATAAATATTGAACTCTATCAAAACACAGTCAATGACATGGTAACTTATAAATTTACAACTGCGCCCTCATATATTGACCATTATAGCAATGAAGACAAACTCACAAACCAAGGCATTGAATTGTCACTCAATGCCAATGTTGCTAATTACAATGTCGGCTTTAGTCACAACTATAATAAAAGCAGGAAAAACAACCATACCACGCAAAGCCTAAGAAGGCCAAAAAATACAAGTAATCTGTCCATTAGCAAGCAATATGGAAAATTCAATTCAAAAGTGCAAATTATCGAAAAATCCTCCAGTTTAGATGCAGGCGATATTAAATTAGACGGCTATACTTTGGTTAATTTATCAAATGGATATCGCATCAACAAAGAAATAAAAGTATTGTTTAATATTAACAATGCCTTTAATGAAGATTATGTAATTGTCAATGGCTACAATCAGCTCGGTAGAACTATTGAGTTGGGTATTAATTGCAATTTCTAA
- the cobO gene encoding cob(I)yrinic acid a,c-diamide adenosyltransferase translates to MQRKKAHIDACIEQANIDRGIIVLLTGNGKGKSSSALGMICRALGYGMQIAVVKFLKGVQDTGEDTFLAQQPNVKTTFMKTGFTWDTQDQEYDTKKALETWQQAEQYLNDESINLVVLDELTYMINYKYLDEQTLLNAFNNRPASQHIVITGRAASTALINCADTVSEIKDIKHAFRANIKAQKGIDL, encoded by the coding sequence ATGCAGCGCAAAAAAGCGCACATTGATGCTTGCATTGAGCAAGCAAATATAGACAGAGGCATTATCGTCTTACTCACAGGCAATGGCAAGGGAAAATCCTCTTCTGCCTTGGGTATGATTTGCCGTGCGCTTGGCTATGGTATGCAAATTGCCGTGGTTAAATTCTTAAAAGGTGTGCAAGACACAGGCGAAGACACCTTTCTCGCCCAGCAGCCGAATGTGAAAACCACTTTTATGAAAACTGGCTTTACTTGGGACACACAAGACCAAGAGTACGATACCAAAAAAGCACTTGAAACTTGGCAACAAGCCGAACAATATCTTAATGATGAATCCATCAATTTAGTCGTTCTTGACGAACTTACCTATATGATTAATTACAAATACCTAGATGAACAAACCCTCTTAAATGCATTCAACAACCGCCCAGCCAGCCAACACATTGTTATCACTGGCAGAGCGGCAAGCACAGCATTAATTAATTGTGCCGACACCGTTAGCGAAATCAAAGACATTAAACACGCTTTCAGAGCCAATATCAAAGCCCAAAAAGGCATTGACCTCTAA